From the Rhodoferax sp. WC2427 genome, one window contains:
- a CDS encoding YeiH family protein: MTATLLTPIFAPGLRLLPGLALCAVLAACAMVLGDLPSFQAHGLGVLTLAIVLGMLVGNTVYPRWAGASGPGVHVAKQRLLRLGVVLYGLRLTTQDMASVGLAGVLVDALVLGSTFALACWVGTRWLGLDRNTAMLVGMGSAVCGAAAVMATGPVLRARAEQVTVAVATVVVFGTLATFVYPLLYAWNLQAQWVPGGAHGFGIYTGSTIHEVAQVVAAARAIGPEAADAAVIAKMVRVMMLAPVLLALSAWLAREGAHTPAQAAPQPLAIPWFAVGFVGMVLFHSLQWLPVSVVAVGNQVDTVLLAMAMAALGLSTQLGAIRRAGVRPLLLAGLLFAWLVVGGAGIQHGVAEIISAPAGINR, encoded by the coding sequence ATGACCGCCACGCTTCTCACACCCATATTTGCCCCTGGTTTGCGCCTCTTGCCGGGGCTGGCGCTGTGCGCGGTGTTGGCGGCCTGTGCCATGGTGCTGGGCGATCTACCCAGCTTCCAGGCGCACGGACTGGGCGTGCTGACCCTGGCCATCGTGCTGGGCATGCTGGTGGGCAACACGGTCTACCCGCGCTGGGCCGGGGCCAGTGGTCCCGGGGTGCATGTTGCCAAGCAGCGCCTGTTGCGCCTGGGCGTGGTGCTGTACGGCCTGCGCCTGACCACCCAGGACATGGCCAGCGTGGGCCTGGCCGGGGTGCTGGTGGATGCGCTGGTGCTGGGCTCCACGTTTGCGCTGGCCTGCTGGGTCGGCACCCGTTGGCTGGGCTTGGACCGCAACACCGCCATGCTGGTCGGCATGGGCAGCGCGGTCTGCGGCGCCGCCGCGGTGATGGCCACCGGGCCGGTGCTGCGTGCCCGGGCCGAGCAGGTCACGGTGGCGGTGGCCACGGTGGTGGTGTTTGGCACGCTGGCCACCTTTGTCTACCCGCTGCTGTACGCCTGGAACCTGCAGGCGCAGTGGGTGCCGGGCGGCGCCCACGGCTTTGGCATCTACACGGGCTCCACCATCCACGAGGTGGCGCAGGTCGTGGCCGCGGCCCGCGCCATCGGGCCCGAGGCGGCCGATGCCGCGGTGATCGCCAAGATGGTGCGGGTGATGATGCTGGCCCCGGTGCTGCTGGCGCTGTCGGCCTGGCTGGCCCGCGAGGGCGCCCACACACCGGCACAAGCGGCGCCGCAGCCGCTGGCGATCCCGTGGTTTGCTGTGGGCTTTGTCGGCATGGTGCTGTTCCATTCGCTGCAGTGGCTGCCCGTATCCGTGGTGGCGGTGGGCAACCAGGTGGATACGGTGCTGCTGGCCATGGCCATGGCGGCCCTGGGCCTATCGACCCAGCTGGGCGCCATCCGCCGCGCGGGTGTACGGCCGCTGTTGCTGGCCGGACTGCTGTTTGCCTGGCTGGTGGTCGGCGGGGCGGGCATCCAGCATGGGGTCGCAGAAATTATTTCTGCGCCGGCGGGAATAAACCGCTGA
- a CDS encoding flavin reductase family protein: MPIHSYQPRHGHGLPHDPFNAIVGPRPIGWIASHSATGALNLAPYSFFNGFNYTPPIIGFASVGYKDTVRNIEATGEFVWNLATRTLAEAMNQTCAAVPPEVSEFGLAGLTPVASQLVAVPRVRESPVAFECRTTQIVQLQAANGDKVPTWLVLGEVVAVHIDTALLKDGVYDTARAGHILRGGGPADYFHIGPEQLFQMRRPV, from the coding sequence ATGCCCATCCACTCCTACCAACCCCGCCACGGCCACGGTCTGCCGCACGATCCGTTCAACGCCATCGTCGGGCCCCGGCCCATCGGCTGGATTGCCTCGCACAGCGCCACGGGGGCCTTGAACCTGGCGCCGTACAGCTTTTTCAACGGCTTCAACTACACGCCACCCATCATTGGTTTTGCCAGCGTGGGCTACAAAGACACGGTGCGCAATATCGAGGCGACCGGGGAGTTTGTGTGGAACCTGGCGACGCGCACCTTGGCCGAGGCCATGAACCAGACCTGTGCCGCCGTGCCGCCGGAGGTAAGCGAATTCGGGCTGGCAGGGCTGACCCCGGTGGCATCGCAGCTGGTGGCGGTGCCGCGGGTGCGGGAGAGCCCGGTGGCGTTCGAGTGCCGCACCACGCAGATTGTGCAGTTGCAGGCCGCCAACGGCGACAAGGTGCCGACCTGGCTGGTGCTGGGCGAGGTGGTGGCGGTGCACATCGACACCGCGCTGCTCAAAGACGGGGTGTACGACACGGCCCGCGCCGGGCATATTCTGCGCGGCGGCGGCCCGGCAGACTACTTCCACATCGGGCCGGAGCAGCTGTTCCAGATGCGCCGCCCGGTTTAA
- a CDS encoding YbdD/YjiX family protein gives MVGVPNYDTYVAHQRSQHPDQPVMGYEAFFRERQEARYGGKGRVGRCC, from the coding sequence ATGGTGGGCGTGCCCAACTACGACACCTACGTCGCCCACCAGCGCAGCCAGCACCCCGACCAGCCGGTGATGGGCTACGAAGCCTTCTTCCGTGAGCGCCAGGAGGCGCGGTACGGGGGCAAGGGGCGTGTGGGGCGGTGTTGTTGA
- a CDS encoding response regulator transcription factor produces MTSPATRPPIKLLIVDDHPIVLHSLVSLLTTYGPPVQVVAQARSAEEALVLAEQSQPDIVLTDLRMQPTSGITLIERLSARQPGIRYVVFTASTQDEHMLQAFDAGAAGFVVKESEVEVIVQAIEAVMGGSTHYPAGLMRALERRQQQPSLTAREAEVLALVAQGLTSKEIARFLGIDFRTVDAHRANIRQRFHLDSSAALLRFAMENSKN; encoded by the coding sequence GTGACATCCCCCGCTACGCGCCCCCCCATCAAGCTGCTGATCGTGGACGACCACCCCATCGTGCTGCACAGTCTGGTCAGCCTGCTCACCACCTACGGCCCGCCGGTGCAGGTGGTGGCCCAGGCCCGCAGCGCCGAAGAAGCCCTGGTGCTGGCCGAGCAAAGCCAGCCCGACATCGTGCTCACCGACCTGCGCATGCAGCCCACCAGCGGCATCACCCTGATTGAGCGCCTGAGCGCGCGCCAGCCGGGCATCCGCTACGTGGTGTTTACCGCCTCCACGCAAGACGAGCACATGCTGCAGGCCTTTGATGCGGGTGCCGCCGGTTTTGTGGTGAAAGAGTCCGAGGTGGAGGTGATCGTCCAGGCCATCGAGGCGGTGATGGGCGGCTCCACCCACTACCCCGCGGGGCTGATGCGCGCCCTGGAGCGCCGCCAGCAGCAGCCCAGCCTCACGGCCCGCGAGGCCGAAGTGCTGGCCCTGGTGGCCCAGGGGTTGACCAGCAAGGAGATTGCGCGCTTTCTGGGCATCGACTTTCGCACCGTGGACGCCCACCGCGCCAACATCCGCCAGCGCTTCCACCTGGACAGCAGTGCCGCGCTGCTGCGGTTTGCGATGGAAAACAGCAAAAATTGA
- a CDS encoding addiction module protein — protein sequence MNAHILQELENLSSAEKRSLSEALIVSADSEASGALLTEAQRAELRSRLAHHRAHPDEQGLDFAQLKARLATSA from the coding sequence ATGAACGCCCACATCTTGCAAGAACTCGAGAACCTGAGCAGCGCTGAAAAGCGCTCGCTGAGCGAAGCCTTGATCGTCAGCGCCGACAGCGAGGCCTCCGGCGCTTTGCTCACCGAGGCCCAACGTGCAGAGCTCCGGTCGCGGCTGGCCCACCACCGGGCGCACCCCGATGAGCAGGGCCTGGATTTTGCCCAGCTGAAAGCCCGACTAGCCACCTCTGCCTAG
- a CDS encoding anti-sigma factor, protein MTPEHPPITEAELQAYTDGQLAPERQDAVQAYLAQHPDEARRLAAYRAQTRGLRTLFAPVLAETLPPRLVRAALPRVPTTPWYGQRLAAGVAIAVVSAASAWFVRGHVEPTLALAPQAAQPALTGFALRAAVAHVVFSPEVRHPVEVSADQEQHLVAWLSKRLGTAVTVPSLQPIGYALLGGRLLPGDSGPVAQFMYADASGQRLTLYLTHEAPTLPHQPATAFQFGQDGPVNVFYWVDKSFGYALSGSVPKPELARVAHEVYRQLVPGGAGLSDK, encoded by the coding sequence ATGACCCCCGAGCACCCCCCGATCACCGAAGCCGAGCTGCAGGCCTATACCGACGGCCAGCTGGCCCCCGAGCGCCAGGATGCTGTGCAGGCCTACCTGGCCCAGCACCCCGACGAAGCCCGGCGCCTGGCCGCCTACCGTGCCCAGACCCGGGGCCTGCGCACGCTGTTCGCCCCGGTGCTGGCGGAAACCCTGCCGCCGCGCCTGGTCCGGGCAGCGCTGCCCCGTGTGCCCACCACGCCCTGGTACGGCCAACGCCTGGCCGCGGGCGTGGCGATTGCCGTGGTCAGCGCCGCATCGGCCTGGTTTGTGCGCGGCCATGTCGAGCCGACGCTGGCGCTGGCTCCGCAGGCGGCACAGCCCGCGCTGACCGGTTTTGCCCTGCGCGCCGCTGTGGCCCATGTGGTGTTCAGCCCCGAGGTACGGCACCCGGTGGAGGTCAGCGCCGACCAGGAGCAGCACCTGGTGGCCTGGCTGTCCAAGCGCCTGGGGACGGCGGTCACCGTGCCCAGCCTGCAGCCCATCGGCTATGCGCTGCTGGGCGGGCGTTTGCTGCCCGGTGACAGCGGGCCAGTGGCCCAGTTCATGTACGCCGATGCCAGCGGCCAGCGCCTCACGCTATACCTCACGCACGAAGCGCCCACGCTGCCCCACCAGCCCGCCACCGCCTTCCAGTTCGGCCAGGACGGCCCGGTCAACGTCTTCTACTGGGTGGACAAAAGCTTTGGCTACGCCTTGTCGGGCAGCGTGCCCAAGCCTGAGCTGGCGCGCGTGGCCCACGAGGTGTACCGGCAGCTGGTGCCGGGCGGAGCGGGCTTATCGGACAAATAG
- a CDS encoding cache domain-containing protein: MRLRWKVLLLAAVPLLLAMAAVAWTVRQQSDQLAQAQIAAVQPILLQARKDELAHFVRVGLRAIATLVEQKGDVAAAQQQALALLRRMDFDEDNYFFVYDQNGNSLMHPRLPQLEGRSQWELRDAAGGLTIQQLVARAQGGGGFVDYPWNRPSTHRVERKLGYVEFIPAWGWVVGTGLYLDHLQETQALITSSTAAAIVQTRNQILLIALAALLLVAGGGFALNLVEQRAADARLRAMAQKVVLSQEAERSRVSRELHDGISQWLVSVKFVFESALVQVQRGQADAPATLRSGLDLMQGVMRDVRRISHDLRPTLLDDVGLAGAVAQIAREFGERTGIAVDTRVDTLPQLPDAVATAVFRVLQEALGNVEKHAQARQVVLQLRHGTAGLHLALHDDGRGFDVQASQRQVREGLGLTHMRERIATLGGQFSLQSEPGATVLTAHLPPEALKL, encoded by the coding sequence ATGCGTTTACGGTGGAAAGTGCTGCTGCTGGCCGCCGTGCCGCTGCTGCTGGCGATGGCGGCGGTGGCCTGGACGGTGCGCCAGCAGTCCGACCAGTTGGCCCAGGCCCAGATTGCGGCGGTGCAGCCCATCCTGCTGCAGGCCCGCAAGGACGAACTGGCGCATTTTGTGCGCGTGGGCCTGCGCGCCATCGCCACCCTGGTGGAGCAAAAAGGCGACGTAGCCGCCGCCCAGCAGCAGGCCCTGGCGCTGCTGCGGCGCATGGACTTTGACGAAGACAACTACTTTTTTGTCTACGACCAGAACGGCAACAGCCTGATGCACCCGCGCCTGCCGCAGCTGGAAGGGCGCAGCCAGTGGGAGCTACGCGATGCCGCGGGCGGCCTGACCATCCAGCAGCTGGTGGCCCGGGCCCAGGGCGGCGGCGGCTTTGTGGACTACCCCTGGAACCGGCCCTCCACCCACCGCGTGGAGCGCAAGCTGGGCTATGTGGAATTCATCCCGGCCTGGGGCTGGGTGGTGGGCACCGGCCTGTACCTGGACCACCTGCAGGAAACCCAGGCGCTGATCACCAGCTCCACCGCGGCGGCCATTGTGCAAACCCGCAACCAGATACTTTTGATAGCACTCGCCGCCCTGCTGCTGGTCGCTGGGGGCGGATTTGCCTTGAATTTGGTGGAGCAGCGCGCCGCCGATGCCCGGCTGCGCGCTATGGCCCAGAAGGTGGTGCTGTCGCAAGAGGCCGAGCGCTCCCGCGTGTCGCGCGAGCTGCACGACGGCATCAGCCAGTGGCTGGTGTCGGTGAAGTTTGTCTTCGAGTCGGCCCTGGTGCAGGTGCAGCGCGGGCAGGCCGATGCACCGGCCACGCTGCGCAGCGGGCTGGACTTGATGCAGGGTGTGATGCGCGACGTGCGCCGCATCTCGCACGACCTGCGCCCCACACTGCTGGACGACGTGGGCCTGGCCGGTGCCGTGGCCCAGATTGCCCGCGAATTCGGCGAGCGCACCGGCATCGCGGTGGATACCCGGGTGGACACGCTGCCGCAGCTGCCCGACGCCGTGGCCACCGCCGTGTTCCGGGTGCTGCAAGAGGCGCTGGGCAATGTGGAAAAACACGCCCAGGCCCGCCAGGTGGTGCTGCAACTGCGGCATGGCACTGCAGGCCTGCACCTGGCGCTGCACGACGATGGCCGCGGTTTTGACGTGCAGGCCAGCCAGCGCCAGGTGCGCGAGGGCCTGGGCCTGACCCACATGCGCGAGCGCATCGCCACCCTGGGCGGGCAGTTCAGCCTGCAGTCAGAGCCCGGTGCGACCGTACTTACCGCCCATCTACCCCCGGAAGCCTTGAAGTTGTGA
- a CDS encoding RNA polymerase sigma factor, with protein sequence MSPPTPAYSLNPDTELMELLDRVAQRDALALKALYEHTSSKLYGLAVRVVGNREWAEDVLQEAFMTIWRAAGDYRATLSPPMAWLGLIVRSRGLDFLRRRTADRSGVTQELDEVMAETLEGDSPNPMDTTHASQQAWALHQCMGRLDNRQREVVSLAYLRDLSHGELAEQLKLPLGTVKTWIRRGLEQLRTCMARFA encoded by the coding sequence ATGAGCCCACCTACACCCGCCTATTCCCTCAACCCGGACACCGAACTCATGGAACTGCTGGACCGCGTCGCCCAACGCGATGCCCTTGCCCTCAAAGCCCTGTACGAGCACACCTCGTCCAAGCTCTACGGCCTGGCGGTGCGCGTGGTGGGCAACCGCGAATGGGCCGAAGACGTGCTGCAAGAGGCCTTCATGACCATCTGGCGTGCTGCCGGCGACTACCGCGCCACCCTCAGCCCGCCCATGGCCTGGCTGGGGCTGATCGTGCGCAGCCGCGGGCTGGACTTTTTGCGCCGCCGCACGGCCGACCGCAGCGGCGTGACCCAGGAGCTCGACGAAGTCATGGCCGAAACGCTGGAGGGCGACAGCCCCAACCCCATGGACACCACCCACGCCAGCCAGCAGGCCTGGGCGCTGCACCAGTGCATGGGCCGGTTGGACAACCGCCAGCGCGAAGTGGTCAGCCTGGCCTACCTGCGCGACCTGAGCCATGGCGAACTCGCCGAACAACTCAAGCTGCCGCTGGGCACGGTGAAGACCTGGATCCGGCGCGGGCTGGAGCAGTTGCGCACCTGCATGGCCCGGTTTGCCTGA
- a CDS encoding anti-sigma factor, protein MHLPQHPELLDKLAASYALGTLRGGARRRFETLAREQAPVRAAALIWQARIGSVAELQIPAQPAPAVWTRIDNLVQADVERQAMRDAHAVPPAAGGWWRNLFVWRGAAAAGVAAAIVAMVLGVDQRTQLGTQIASLQTQLLATPQIKYVAVLADGKADPSMLVTFDARSNKLLLQRVGGYQEASDKSLQLWALPPQGGPRSLGVLGTDKLLRLPAGEGDVQQVPTLAISLEPKGGVPSAGGPTGPVLFTGALIQKML, encoded by the coding sequence ATGCATTTGCCCCAACACCCTGAACTCCTGGACAAACTGGCTGCCAGCTACGCCCTGGGCACGCTGCGCGGTGGCGCCCGGCGCCGTTTTGAAACCCTGGCCCGCGAACAGGCCCCGGTGCGCGCCGCCGCCCTGATCTGGCAGGCCCGCATCGGCAGTGTGGCCGAACTGCAAATCCCCGCCCAGCCCGCCCCGGCGGTGTGGACGCGCATTGACAACCTGGTGCAGGCCGACGTAGAGCGCCAGGCCATGCGCGATGCCCATGCAGTCCCGCCTGCCGCTGGCGGCTGGTGGCGGAACCTGTTCGTCTGGCGCGGCGCGGCGGCGGCCGGTGTGGCTGCGGCCATCGTCGCCATGGTGCTGGGTGTGGACCAACGCACCCAACTGGGCACCCAGATCGCCAGCCTGCAAACCCAGCTGCTGGCCACCCCGCAAATCAAATACGTGGCCGTGCTGGCCGACGGCAAGGCCGACCCTTCCATGCTGGTGACCTTCGATGCCCGCAGCAACAAGCTGCTGCTGCAGCGCGTGGGCGGCTACCAGGAAGCCAGCGACAAGTCGCTGCAGCTGTGGGCCTTGCCACCCCAGGGCGGGCCGCGTTCACTGGGCGTGCTGGGCACCGACAAGCTGCTGCGCCTACCGGCGGGCGAGGGCGACGTCCAGCAAGTCCCCACCCTGGCTATCAGCCTGGAGCCCAAGGGCGGTGTGCCTAGCGCGGGCGGGCCGACTGGGCCGGTGCTGTTTACGGGGGCTTTGATTCAGAAGATGCTGTAG
- a CDS encoding carbon starvation CstA family protein, with product MHTPTKSWTQHALWALVALGGAGALATIALHRGETVNALWVVATAIAVYLIAYRYYSLFIADTVLKLDPDRPTPAVRLNDGLDYVPTNKYVLFGHHFAAIAGAGPLVGPVLAAQMGYLPGMLWILAGVVFAGAVQDFMVLFISTRRDGRSLGDLIKSELGAVPGVIALFGTFMIMVIILAVLALIVVKALADSPWGTFTVAATIPLALFMGVYTRYIRPGKIGEVSVIGFVLLIASIVGGGQVAASPEWAPLFTFDGKQLTWILIAYGFIASVLPVWLLLAPRDYLSTFLKIGAILALAIGIVVIAPDLKMPAVTRFVDGSGPVWAGSLFPFLFITIACGAVSGFHALISSGTTPKLLENEAQARFIGYGAMLMESFVAIMALVAASIIEPGVYFAMNSPLAVLGPTAESAAQVISQWGFVVTPEMLLQTAQDVGETTIISRAGGAPTLAVGMAQIFSHMVGGKAMMGFWYHFAILFEALFILTAVDAGTRAGRFMLQDLLGTFVPSLKKTDSWISSGLATGLCVAAWGYFLYQGVVDPLGGINTLWPLFGISNQMLASVALILGTVVLFKMKRERYAWVSMLPAAWLLICTMTAGWQKLFDANPKIGFLAHAAKYRDALDQGKLLAPAKALEDMHRVIVNDYIDATLCAFFMVVVVSILFYGIRACLAALRASKPTTRETGAPVVMPVRMTAPNARARV from the coding sequence ATGCACACTCCGACAAAAAGCTGGACCCAGCACGCCCTGTGGGCGCTGGTAGCCCTGGGGGGCGCGGGGGCGCTGGCCACCATTGCGCTGCACCGGGGCGAAACCGTCAACGCCCTGTGGGTGGTGGCCACGGCGATTGCCGTGTACCTGATTGCCTACCGCTACTACAGCCTGTTCATTGCCGATACGGTGCTCAAGCTGGACCCCGACCGCCCTACCCCCGCGGTGCGGCTCAATGACGGACTGGACTACGTGCCCACCAACAAATACGTGCTGTTTGGCCACCACTTTGCAGCGATTGCCGGGGCCGGCCCGCTGGTGGGCCCGGTATTGGCCGCGCAAATGGGCTACCTGCCCGGCATGCTGTGGATTTTGGCGGGCGTAGTGTTTGCCGGGGCGGTGCAGGACTTCATGGTGCTGTTCATCTCGACCCGGCGCGATGGCCGCTCGCTGGGCGACCTGATCAAGTCGGAGCTGGGCGCGGTGCCCGGCGTGATCGCCTTGTTTGGCACCTTCATGATCATGGTGATCATTTTGGCGGTGCTGGCGCTGATCGTGGTCAAGGCGCTGGCTGACAGCCCCTGGGGCACGTTCACAGTGGCGGCCACGATTCCGCTGGCGCTGTTCATGGGCGTGTACACCCGCTATATCCGGCCCGGCAAGATTGGCGAGGTGTCGGTGATCGGCTTTGTGCTGCTGATCGCCTCTATCGTCGGTGGCGGCCAGGTGGCAGCCAGCCCCGAGTGGGCACCGCTGTTCACCTTTGACGGCAAACAGCTCACCTGGATCTTGATTGCCTACGGCTTCATTGCCTCCGTGCTGCCGGTGTGGCTGCTGCTGGCCCCGCGCGACTATTTGTCCACCTTCTTGAAAATCGGCGCGATTCTGGCGCTGGCCATTGGCATCGTGGTGATTGCCCCCGACCTGAAGATGCCCGCCGTCACCCGCTTTGTGGACGGCAGCGGCCCGGTGTGGGCGGGCAGCCTGTTTCCGTTTTTGTTCATCACCATCGCCTGCGGCGCGGTGTCGGGCTTTCACGCGCTCATTTCTTCGGGCACCACGCCCAAGCTGCTGGAAAACGAGGCCCAGGCCCGCTTTATCGGCTACGGCGCGATGCTGATGGAGTCGTTTGTGGCCATCATGGCCCTGGTGGCCGCGTCCATCATCGAGCCGGGCGTGTACTTTGCAATGAACAGCCCGCTGGCCGTGCTGGGCCCCACGGCCGAGAGCGCCGCGCAGGTGATCTCGCAGTGGGGCTTTGTGGTCACGCCCGAGATGCTGCTGCAAACCGCCCAGGACGTGGGTGAAACCACCATCATCTCGCGCGCCGGGGGCGCACCCACGCTGGCCGTGGGCATGGCGCAGATCTTCTCGCACATGGTGGGCGGCAAGGCCATGATGGGCTTCTGGTACCACTTTGCCATTTTGTTTGAAGCCCTGTTCATCCTCACCGCGGTAGACGCGGGCACCCGCGCCGGGCGCTTCATGCTGCAAGACCTGCTGGGCACCTTTGTGCCCTCGCTCAAGAAGACCGACTCGTGGATCAGCAGCGGCCTGGCCACCGGCCTGTGCGTGGCCGCCTGGGGCTACTTTTTGTACCAGGGCGTGGTCGATCCGCTGGGCGGCATCAACACCCTGTGGCCGCTGTTTGGCATCTCCAACCAGATGCTGGCCAGCGTGGCGCTGATCCTGGGTACCGTGGTGCTGTTCAAGATGAAGCGCGAGCGCTACGCCTGGGTGAGCATGCTGCCCGCCGCCTGGCTACTGATTTGCACCATGACGGCTGGCTGGCAAAAGCTGTTCGATGCGAACCCGAAGATCGGCTTCCTGGCCCACGCCGCCAAGTACCGCGACGCGCTCGACCAGGGCAAGCTGCTGGCCCCCGCCAAGGCCCTGGAGGACATGCACCGCGTGATCGTCAACGACTACATCGACGCCACGCTATGCGCCTTCTTCATGGTGGTGGTCGTCAGCATCCTGTTCTACGGCATCCGCGCCTGCCTGGCCGCCCTGCGCGCCAGCAAGCCCACCACCCGCGAAACCGGTGCGCCCGTGGTGATGCCGGTGCGCATGACCGCCCCCAACGCCCGCGCCCGTGTTTAA
- a CDS encoding RNA polymerase sigma factor: MPQDDLQLLSAVPRLRRYARALVRNREDADDLVQDTLERAWTKSGLWRGVADMRAWLFGIMHNLHADGQRRPRLATVDLDDAMPESPVAGSHSERLDVLDLQAALALLPHEQQEVLLLVALEDMAYADIASTLGIPIGTVMSRLSRGRERLRALMEGRAEPVHLKVVP, encoded by the coding sequence ATGCCCCAGGACGACCTGCAACTCCTCAGCGCCGTGCCGCGCCTGCGCCGCTACGCGCGGGCCCTGGTGCGCAACCGCGAAGATGCCGACGACCTGGTGCAAGACACCCTGGAGCGCGCCTGGACCAAATCCGGCCTGTGGCGCGGTGTGGCCGACATGCGCGCCTGGCTGTTCGGCATCATGCACAACCTGCACGCAGACGGCCAGCGCCGCCCCCGGCTGGCCACCGTGGATCTGGACGATGCCATGCCCGAGAGTCCTGTCGCGGGCAGCCACAGCGAGCGCCTGGATGTGCTGGACCTGCAGGCCGCCCTGGCCTTGCTGCCGCACGAGCAACAAGAGGTCCTGCTGCTGGTGGCGCTGGAAGACATGGCCTATGCCGACATCGCCAGCACCCTGGGCATCCCCATCGGCACGGTGATGTCGCGCCTGTCGCGTGGCCGCGAGCGCCTGCGCGCCCTGATGGAAGGCCGCGCCGAACCGGTGCACCTGAAAGTTGTCCCATGA
- a CDS encoding LysR family transcriptional regulator, protein MDVLRLTLRQLQIFVAVAQGGSTTAASLAIALSQSATSSAVTELERLLSLQLFDRVGKRLLLNDNGRALLPRALALLDGAAGIEQMARDGGDQAQSLRIGASTTIGNYVLPPLLGGWAAWQAAAQASAWQSRVQIGNTGQIARAVADFALDVGLIEGACHEATLQVTPWLQDTLVLVAAPTHPLAQENIATLDGLREAVWLLREPGSGTRETTDQALLPHLHAYRRSIELNSSEAMQQAAVHGLGIACLSRWVVQDKLAAGQLRCLQTPLPAIQRQCHLIVPRHKQTTPALQAFIAFATSFATTPGHAALMQKH, encoded by the coding sequence ATGGATGTCCTGCGCCTGACCCTGCGCCAACTGCAGATTTTTGTGGCCGTGGCCCAGGGTGGCAGCACCACGGCGGCCAGCCTGGCGATTGCGCTGTCGCAGTCGGCCACCAGCTCGGCCGTGACCGAGCTGGAGCGGCTGCTGTCGCTGCAGTTGTTTGACCGCGTGGGCAAGCGCCTGTTGCTCAACGACAACGGCCGCGCCCTGCTGCCGCGCGCGCTGGCCTTGCTGGACGGGGCGGCGGGCATCGAGCAGATGGCGCGCGATGGTGGCGACCAGGCCCAGTCGCTGCGCATCGGGGCTAGCACCACCATCGGCAACTACGTGCTGCCGCCGCTGCTGGGTGGCTGGGCGGCCTGGCAGGCAGCGGCCCAGGCCAGCGCCTGGCAGTCCCGGGTGCAGATCGGCAATACCGGGCAAATAGCCCGCGCGGTGGCCGACTTTGCGCTGGACGTGGGCCTGATCGAAGGGGCCTGCCACGAGGCCACGCTGCAAGTCACGCCCTGGCTGCAGGACACGCTGGTGCTGGTGGCCGCACCCACGCATCCGCTAGCCCAAGAAAATATCGCCACGCTGGACGGCCTGCGCGAAGCCGTGTGGCTGCTGCGCGAGCCCGGCTCCGGTACCCGCGAAACCACCGACCAGGCGCTGCTGCCGCACCTGCACGCCTACCGGCGCAGCATCGAACTCAACAGTTCCGAGGCCATGCAGCAAGCCGCCGTGCACGGCCTGGGCATTGCCTGCCTGTCGCGCTGGGTGGTGCAGGACAAGCTGGCGGCCGGGCAATTGCGCTGCCTGCAAACGCCGCTGCCCGCCATCCAGCGCCAATGCCACCTCATCGTGCCGCGCCACAAGCAGACCACCCCGGCGCTGCAGGCTTTCATCGCCTTCGCCACCAGCTTTGCAACAACCCCTGGCCATGCTGCGCTGATGCAAAAGCACTAG
- a CDS encoding glutathione peroxidase: protein MHPTFYALTFALAASSLPAAAQSATPPASCPAVLQHQFPRLQDEAPQNLCQYAGRVVLVVNTASYCGFAGQFEGLEALYAKQKDKGLVVLGFPSNDFAQEAKTSKEIADFCYNTYGVKFPMMGKSVVSSAGKNAFYAQLVKATGQEPRWNFYKYLIDRKGQVVDSYNSMTGPDSPKLLAAIDKALAQKP, encoded by the coding sequence ATGCACCCCACTTTCTACGCCCTTACCTTCGCGCTGGCCGCCAGCAGCCTGCCTGCCGCCGCCCAAAGCGCCACCCCACCCGCTTCCTGCCCCGCCGTGCTGCAGCACCAGTTCCCGCGCCTGCAAGACGAAGCGCCGCAGAACCTGTGCCAGTACGCTGGCCGTGTGGTGCTGGTGGTCAACACCGCCAGCTACTGTGGCTTTGCAGGCCAGTTCGAGGGGCTGGAGGCGCTGTACGCCAAACAAAAAGACAAGGGCCTGGTGGTGCTGGGCTTTCCGTCCAACGACTTCGCGCAAGAGGCCAAGACCTCCAAGGAAATTGCCGACTTCTGCTACAACACCTATGGCGTGAAGTTCCCGATGATGGGCAAGTCGGTCGTGTCGAGCGCGGGCAAAAATGCGTTTTACGCCCAACTGGTCAAGGCCACCGGCCAGGAACCGCGCTGGAACTTCTACAAGTACCTGATCGACCGCAAGGGCCAGGTGGTGGACAGCTACAACTCCATGACCGGGCCCGACAGCCCCAAGCTGCTGGCGGCCATCGACAAGGCTTTGGCCCAGAAACCATAG